The following coding sequences lie in one Actinomycetes bacterium genomic window:
- a CDS encoding wax ester/triacylglycerol synthase family O-acyltransferase, giving the protein MADRLSTLDNNFLTMERGEMPMHMGALMVFEGPAPSYGELRAAIESKLDRLPRYRQRVRGIPLQVNAPVWVDDPHFSLDYHLRHIALPKPGGEEQLQALTAQLLGQRLDLSRPLWETWIIEGLDGGDWALLNKTHHAMVDGKGGAEMITALMDREPNAAPAESEAWDPKPEPGTTELISSAISDRIVDPMRAMEQLGEAAQAPREFATQTAAKVAGTLRTGERLLHTEDFLIGPVGPHRRWVWVELDLDTVKQIKRSLGGTVNDVLLAATTGGFRALLLERGADLSLAATVRTMIPVSVRNRAGGESGNAVSAVFADLPVGEPDPLTSFNTIRADMERLKKSPDALAVPALLDAATFISPTLLATAGRLAARMPQRSVGTVTTNIPGPQYPLYFLGRQMTGLIPFVPLGPRVRVATALMSYNGGVWAGIAADYDAVPDVEQIPEGMSAAVATLAMLAQAA; this is encoded by the coding sequence GTGGCGGATCGACTATCTACGCTGGACAACAACTTCCTGACCATGGAACGCGGCGAGATGCCCATGCACATGGGCGCGCTCATGGTGTTCGAAGGTCCCGCCCCCTCCTATGGCGAACTTCGCGCTGCGATCGAATCGAAGTTGGACCGACTTCCCCGCTATCGGCAGCGAGTTCGTGGCATCCCGCTACAAGTGAACGCTCCGGTGTGGGTCGATGACCCGCACTTCTCTCTGGACTACCACCTACGCCATATTGCGCTGCCCAAACCGGGCGGTGAGGAGCAACTGCAGGCCCTCACCGCACAGCTCCTCGGTCAGCGGTTAGATCTGAGTCGGCCGCTGTGGGAGACCTGGATCATCGAAGGCCTGGATGGTGGCGACTGGGCGCTACTCAACAAAACCCACCACGCGATGGTAGATGGCAAAGGCGGCGCCGAGATGATCACGGCGCTAATGGACCGCGAGCCGAACGCGGCACCGGCTGAATCGGAGGCCTGGGATCCCAAGCCCGAACCCGGAACTACTGAACTCATCAGTTCAGCTATCTCCGATCGCATCGTCGACCCCATGCGTGCCATGGAGCAACTCGGTGAGGCCGCGCAGGCCCCCCGCGAGTTTGCCACCCAAACTGCCGCAAAGGTCGCTGGAACGCTGCGTACCGGAGAACGGCTGCTGCACACCGAAGACTTCCTCATCGGGCCGGTAGGCCCTCACCGCCGCTGGGTGTGGGTCGAGCTGGATCTGGACACCGTTAAGCAAATCAAGCGTTCCCTCGGTGGCACCGTGAATGACGTACTGCTGGCCGCAACCACCGGCGGCTTCCGGGCCCTTTTGCTGGAGCGCGGCGCAGACTTGTCGCTGGCCGCGACCGTGCGGACCATGATTCCGGTCTCAGTGCGCAACCGGGCAGGTGGTGAGAGCGGCAACGCGGTATCGGCCGTCTTCGCAGATCTACCGGTTGGGGAACCTGACCCACTGACCAGCTTCAATACGATCCGAGCGGACATGGAGCGACTCAAGAAGTCCCCAGACGCGCTGGCGGTACCCGCATTGCTTGACGCCGCCACGTTCATATCGCCAACGCTGCTGGCGACAGCCGGCCGGTTGGCCGCCCGAATGCCGCAACGCTCTGTCGGCACGGTCACGACCAACATTCCCGGTCCGCAGTACCCGCTCTACTTTCTCGGTCGCCAGATGACTGGGCTAATCCCATTTGTCCCGCTCGGTCCGCGGGTGCGGGTGGCCACTGCACTGATGTCGTACAACGGTGGTGTGTGGGCGGGAATCGCCGCAGACTACGACGCCGTACCCGATGTGGAACAAATCCCCGAGGGCATGTCCGCTGCTGTTGCAACGCTTGCGATGCTCGCGCAAGCTGCTTGA